From Campylobacter lari, one genomic window encodes:
- a CDS encoding TetR/AcrR family transcriptional regulator has product MKEIQNKINKKEISEKLDIEIRTLYNWEKTRPKLYNFIVNSINKENERNSKLEELQKLYENLTDLEKEYYLSEMKTKILKRKLKENE; this is encoded by the coding sequence ATGAAAGAAATTCAAAATAAAATCAATAAAAAAGAAATATCAGAAAAACTAGACATAGAAATAAGAACACTCTATAATTGGGAAAAAACAAGACCAAAGTTGTATAATTTCATAGTTAATTCAATAAATAAAGAAAATGAAAGAAATTCAAAATTAGAAGAATTACAAAAATTATATGAAAATCTTACAGATTTAGAAAAAGAATATTATCTATCAGAAATGAAAACAAAAATATTAAAAAGAAAATTAAAAGAA